The following are from one region of the Andrena cerasifolii isolate SP2316 chromosome 1, iyAndCera1_principal, whole genome shotgun sequence genome:
- the Prp4k gene encoding pre-mRNA processing factor 4 kinase isoform X2, translated as MGTSDLECLDSKRDIVGIDSESDMLADQRKKKKRKHKHHKHKKDKLIEREDGKIERQERKRHKKHKRPKKEKEVENGTVDDKTSRTIQKDVGVNGKVKNSLLEVVSTEESEDEKLIDLDSDEVDCTIIEDDIDLEELMKQKERLQACLVQYLSDESDKEDKEPNQDEVKATETPDVILVEDDSENDNIPLKKRARSKSGSRERKKPAKPERRVVVDMTRDRRSRDEHKDKRRDSDRRRDDKVRPKEEARRDDGRRDDRQPRKVNERHREDSRKEDSKRRSEDDKRKDSIKRDESRKREQDRREEERRREPDHHNSRPRNDYKPLDRSDKVAASRRDSRDRVESRERQSSRDRQASRDRPNSRDRRSRDRPSSKDRPSRDKRDSRERHPSRDRHRERSSRDRNDIRDRRDSRNRDRIRERSRSTRRSRSPIRSRLDRERNDRYISSRSLSRSRRDRDKHMRDHDRDREKNGKRERNDKYKDSLSEGLKVEHSETSSEEDIKDIDIEEEEDEEAIIDRRRKQREELLKRLGGPNEDSNMSADINTVPATPPSESQSNVSQKSIELPSNNNESTSESHTPPLPEKPKSPQLVKKRKSRFEDAPPEETDKAEDVKPMEKIKQEEKQNAKKSNEWDMFAEADNIGDFNSPTVEGKRQGGPDNPSLTDNWDDAEGYYRVRVGETLDNRYVVYGYTGQGVFSNVVRARDSARGNLDVAVKIIRNNEIMHRTGLKELEILRKLNDADPEDRFHCLRLFRHFFHKNHLCMVFEPLAMNLREVLKKYGKDVGLHVKAVRSYTQQLFLALKLLKRANILHADIKPDNILVSESKLVLKLCDFGSASHAHENEITPYLVSRFYRAPEIILGIPYDFGIDMWSVGCTIYELYTGKIMFSGKTNNQMLKFFMDLKGKMPNKLIRKGTFKDQHFDSNCNFLYHEVDKVTEREKVVVMSTLPATRDLCAELGGNSLPPEQSRKVGQLKDLLERTLMLDAGKRITVNHALAHPFIQEKI; from the exons ATGGG TACATCAGATTTAGAATGCTTAGACTCTAAGAGGGACATTGTCGGTATAGATTCCGAGTCCGACATGTTGGCTgaccaaagaaagaagaagaaaagaaagcatAAGCACCACAAGCATAAGAAAGATAAATTAATCGAAAGGGAAGATGGAAAGATTGAACGACAAGAGAG AAAGAGGCACAAGAAGCATAAGCGAcctaagaaagaaaaggaagttGAGAATGGAACAGTGGATGATAAGACGTCACGCACGATTCAGAAAGACGTTGGTGTAAAtggcaaagtaaaaaattctttattagaAGTAGTTTCCACCGAAGAGAGCGAGGATGAGAAATTAATAGATTTAGATTCGGACGAGGTAGACTGTACAATCATTGAGGATGATATTGATCTAGAAGAGTTAATGAAACAAAAG GAGCGTCTGCAAGCATGTTTAGTACAATACCTCTCAGATGAATCTGACAAGGAGGATAAAGAGCCCAATCAAGATGAAGTGAAAGCTACGGAAACACCTGATGTTATACTGGTAGAAGATGATAGTGAAAATGACAATATACCCCTTAAGAAACGAGCTAGGAGTAAATCTGGTAGCAGAGAGCGCAAAAAACCAGCAAAACCTGAGAGGCGTGTTGTAGTGGATATGACTAGGGATCGAAGGAGTCGAGATGAGCATAAAGACAAGCGGAGAGATTCAGACAGGAGAAGGGACGACAAAGTACGCCCTAAAGAAGAAGCCAGGAGGGATGATGGTAGAAGGGACGACAGGCAGCCACGAAAGGTGAACGAGAGGCACAGAGAGGATTCCCGAAAGGAGGACAGTAAAAGAAGATCGGAAGACGATAAGCGTAAAGATTCTATAAAAAGAGACGAATCACGCAAAAGAGAACAAGATAGACG AGAAGAGGAACGACGGCGGGAACCAGATCACCATAATTCCAGACCCCGCAATGACTATAAACCGTTAGATAGATCCGACAAGGTTGCTGCATCGAGGCGCGATAGTCGCGACAGAGTGGAAAGCCGAGAACGACAGAGTAGTCGTGATCGACAGGCCAGTCGAGATCGTCCGAATAGTCGTGATCGTCGCAGTCGGGACAGGCCTTCCAGCAAAGACCGACCTAGTCGTGATAAGAGAGACAGCAGAGAGCGTCATCCTAGCAGAGATCGACATAGAGAGAGAAGTAGTCGCGATCGGAACGATATACGAGATCGCCGGGACAGCCGAAATCGTGATAGGATTAGGGAGCGCTCGCGAAGTACAAGAAGATCTCGTAGCCCTATTAGAAGTAGACTCGACAGAGAGAGAAACGATAGATATATATCCTCGAGATCGTTGTCTAGAAGTCGAAGGGACAGAGACAAGCATATGAGAGACCATGACCGAGACAGGGAGAAGAATGGTAAGAGAGAGCGTAATGATAAGTACAAAGACTCCCTGTCAGAAGGACTGAAGGTGGAACATTCGGAGACTTCGAGCGAAGAAGATATCAAAGATATTGACATTgaggaggaagaagacgagGAGGCGATTATAGACCGTAGAAGAAAACAAAGGGAAGAACTACTCAAG AGGTTAGGCGGGCCAAACGAAGACTCGAATATGTCTGCTGACATAAACACGGTTCCTGCTACTCCGCCTTCAGAGAGTCAATCAAACGTGTCGCAGAAGTCGATAGAACTCCCTTCTAATAACAATGAGTCCACGTCAGAGAGTCACACCCCACCTTTGCCTGAGAAACCAAAGTCACCTCAACTAGTTAAGAAGAGAAAGTCTAGATTTGAAGATGCGCCGCCAGAAGAGACAGATAAAGCCGAAGATGTAAAACCAATGGAGAAAATTAAGCAGGAGGAGAAGCAAAACGCGAAGAAGTCAAACGAGTGGGATATGTTTGCTGAAGCTGATAATATTGGCGATTTTAAT AGTCCCACTGTCGAAGGAAAACGACAAGGGGGGCCGGATAATCCAAGTTTAACGGACAATTGGGACGATGCAGAAGGATATTATCG GGTGCGAGTAGGCGAGACGTTAGATAACCGATACGTTGTTTACGGATACACGGGTCAAGGTGTGTTTAGTAACGTTGTAAGGGCTAGAGACAGCGCTAGAGGCAATCTTGATGTTGCTGTAAAAATAATCAGGAATAATgaaataat GCATAGGACAGGTCTTAAGGAATTAGAAATTCTTAGGAAGCTTAACGATGCAGATCCAGAAGACAGATTTCATTGTTTACGACTTTTTAGGCACTTTTTTCACAAGAATCATTTGTGTATGGTTTTCGAACCTTTAGCTATGAATTTAAGAGAG GTTCTGAAAAAGTATGGCAAAGACGTTGGTTTACATGTTAAAGCGGTAAGATCGTATACGCAGCAACTTTTCCTTGCTCTCAAGTTATTAAAACGTGCAAATATTCTGCATGCTGACATCAAACCGGATAACATTCTAGTCAGTGAGAGCAAGCTAGTACTGAAACTCTGCGATTTCGGCTCCGCGTCCCATGCTCACGAGAATGAGATAACACCGTACTTGGTATCAAGATTTTATCGAGCGCCTGAAATTA TTCTTGGTATACCGTATGATTTCGGCATTGACATGTGGTCCGTGGGATGCACCATATACGAATTGTACACGGGGAAAATAATGTTCTCGGGCAAAACGAACAACCAAATGTTGAAATTCTTCATGGACCTAAAAGGCAAAATGCCTAATAAACTGATTAGGAAGGGCACATTCAAGGACCAACATTTTGACTCTAACTGCAATTTCCTCTACCATGAAGTTGATAAGGTCACGGAGCGG GAGAAAGTCGTAGTTATGTCAACGTTGCCTGCCACTCGTGACCTTTGCGCTGAGTTAGGTGGGAACTCCTTGCCGCCAGAGCAGAGTAGAAAAGTTGGACAGCTGAAGGATCTTTTGGAGCGAACGTTAATGCTGGACGCAGGAAAGAGGATTACGGTGAACCACGCCCTGGCTCATCCCTTTATACAAGAAAAGATCTAG
- the Prp4k gene encoding pre-mRNA processing factor 4 kinase isoform X3 — MLADQRKKKKRKHKHHKHKKDKLIEREDGKIERQERYDERKRHKKHKRPKKEKEVENGTVDDKTSRTIQKDVGVNGKVKNSLLEVVSTEESEDEKLIDLDSDEVDCTIIEDDIDLEELMKQKERLQACLVQYLSDESDKEDKEPNQDEVKATETPDVILVEDDSENDNIPLKKRARSKSGSRERKKPAKPERRVVVDMTRDRRSRDEHKDKRRDSDRRRDDKVRPKEEARRDDGRRDDRQPRKVNERHREDSRKEDSKRRSEDDKRKDSIKRDESRKREQDRREEERRREPDHHNSRPRNDYKPLDRSDKVAASRRDSRDRVESRERQSSRDRQASRDRPNSRDRRSRDRPSSKDRPSRDKRDSRERHPSRDRHRERSSRDRNDIRDRRDSRNRDRIRERSRSTRRSRSPIRSRLDRERNDRYISSRSLSRSRRDRDKHMRDHDRDREKNGKRERNDKYKDSLSEGLKVEHSETSSEEDIKDIDIEEEEDEEAIIDRRRKQREELLKRLGGPNEDSNMSADINTVPATPPSESQSNVSQKSIELPSNNNESTSESHTPPLPEKPKSPQLVKKRKSRFEDAPPEETDKAEDVKPMEKIKQEEKQNAKKSNEWDMFAEADNIGDFNSPTVEGKRQGGPDNPSLTDNWDDAEGYYRVRVGETLDNRYVVYGYTGQGVFSNVVRARDSARGNLDVAVKIIRNNEIMHRTGLKELEILRKLNDADPEDRFHCLRLFRHFFHKNHLCMVFEPLAMNLREVLKKYGKDVGLHVKAVRSYTQQLFLALKLLKRANILHADIKPDNILVSESKLVLKLCDFGSASHAHENEITPYLVSRFYRAPEIILGIPYDFGIDMWSVGCTIYELYTGKIMFSGKTNNQMLKFFMDLKGKMPNKLIRKGTFKDQHFDSNCNFLYHEVDKVTEREKVVVMSTLPATRDLCAELGGNSLPPEQSRKVGQLKDLLERTLMLDAGKRITVNHALAHPFIQEKI; from the exons ATGTTGGCTgaccaaagaaagaagaagaaaagaaagcatAAGCACCACAAGCATAAGAAAGATAAATTAATCGAAAGGGAAGATGGAAAGATTGAACGACAAGAGAGGTACGACGAGAG AAAGAGGCACAAGAAGCATAAGCGAcctaagaaagaaaaggaagttGAGAATGGAACAGTGGATGATAAGACGTCACGCACGATTCAGAAAGACGTTGGTGTAAAtggcaaagtaaaaaattctttattagaAGTAGTTTCCACCGAAGAGAGCGAGGATGAGAAATTAATAGATTTAGATTCGGACGAGGTAGACTGTACAATCATTGAGGATGATATTGATCTAGAAGAGTTAATGAAACAAAAG GAGCGTCTGCAAGCATGTTTAGTACAATACCTCTCAGATGAATCTGACAAGGAGGATAAAGAGCCCAATCAAGATGAAGTGAAAGCTACGGAAACACCTGATGTTATACTGGTAGAAGATGATAGTGAAAATGACAATATACCCCTTAAGAAACGAGCTAGGAGTAAATCTGGTAGCAGAGAGCGCAAAAAACCAGCAAAACCTGAGAGGCGTGTTGTAGTGGATATGACTAGGGATCGAAGGAGTCGAGATGAGCATAAAGACAAGCGGAGAGATTCAGACAGGAGAAGGGACGACAAAGTACGCCCTAAAGAAGAAGCCAGGAGGGATGATGGTAGAAGGGACGACAGGCAGCCACGAAAGGTGAACGAGAGGCACAGAGAGGATTCCCGAAAGGAGGACAGTAAAAGAAGATCGGAAGACGATAAGCGTAAAGATTCTATAAAAAGAGACGAATCACGCAAAAGAGAACAAGATAGACG AGAAGAGGAACGACGGCGGGAACCAGATCACCATAATTCCAGACCCCGCAATGACTATAAACCGTTAGATAGATCCGACAAGGTTGCTGCATCGAGGCGCGATAGTCGCGACAGAGTGGAAAGCCGAGAACGACAGAGTAGTCGTGATCGACAGGCCAGTCGAGATCGTCCGAATAGTCGTGATCGTCGCAGTCGGGACAGGCCTTCCAGCAAAGACCGACCTAGTCGTGATAAGAGAGACAGCAGAGAGCGTCATCCTAGCAGAGATCGACATAGAGAGAGAAGTAGTCGCGATCGGAACGATATACGAGATCGCCGGGACAGCCGAAATCGTGATAGGATTAGGGAGCGCTCGCGAAGTACAAGAAGATCTCGTAGCCCTATTAGAAGTAGACTCGACAGAGAGAGAAACGATAGATATATATCCTCGAGATCGTTGTCTAGAAGTCGAAGGGACAGAGACAAGCATATGAGAGACCATGACCGAGACAGGGAGAAGAATGGTAAGAGAGAGCGTAATGATAAGTACAAAGACTCCCTGTCAGAAGGACTGAAGGTGGAACATTCGGAGACTTCGAGCGAAGAAGATATCAAAGATATTGACATTgaggaggaagaagacgagGAGGCGATTATAGACCGTAGAAGAAAACAAAGGGAAGAACTACTCAAG AGGTTAGGCGGGCCAAACGAAGACTCGAATATGTCTGCTGACATAAACACGGTTCCTGCTACTCCGCCTTCAGAGAGTCAATCAAACGTGTCGCAGAAGTCGATAGAACTCCCTTCTAATAACAATGAGTCCACGTCAGAGAGTCACACCCCACCTTTGCCTGAGAAACCAAAGTCACCTCAACTAGTTAAGAAGAGAAAGTCTAGATTTGAAGATGCGCCGCCAGAAGAGACAGATAAAGCCGAAGATGTAAAACCAATGGAGAAAATTAAGCAGGAGGAGAAGCAAAACGCGAAGAAGTCAAACGAGTGGGATATGTTTGCTGAAGCTGATAATATTGGCGATTTTAAT AGTCCCACTGTCGAAGGAAAACGACAAGGGGGGCCGGATAATCCAAGTTTAACGGACAATTGGGACGATGCAGAAGGATATTATCG GGTGCGAGTAGGCGAGACGTTAGATAACCGATACGTTGTTTACGGATACACGGGTCAAGGTGTGTTTAGTAACGTTGTAAGGGCTAGAGACAGCGCTAGAGGCAATCTTGATGTTGCTGTAAAAATAATCAGGAATAATgaaataat GCATAGGACAGGTCTTAAGGAATTAGAAATTCTTAGGAAGCTTAACGATGCAGATCCAGAAGACAGATTTCATTGTTTACGACTTTTTAGGCACTTTTTTCACAAGAATCATTTGTGTATGGTTTTCGAACCTTTAGCTATGAATTTAAGAGAG GTTCTGAAAAAGTATGGCAAAGACGTTGGTTTACATGTTAAAGCGGTAAGATCGTATACGCAGCAACTTTTCCTTGCTCTCAAGTTATTAAAACGTGCAAATATTCTGCATGCTGACATCAAACCGGATAACATTCTAGTCAGTGAGAGCAAGCTAGTACTGAAACTCTGCGATTTCGGCTCCGCGTCCCATGCTCACGAGAATGAGATAACACCGTACTTGGTATCAAGATTTTATCGAGCGCCTGAAATTA TTCTTGGTATACCGTATGATTTCGGCATTGACATGTGGTCCGTGGGATGCACCATATACGAATTGTACACGGGGAAAATAATGTTCTCGGGCAAAACGAACAACCAAATGTTGAAATTCTTCATGGACCTAAAAGGCAAAATGCCTAATAAACTGATTAGGAAGGGCACATTCAAGGACCAACATTTTGACTCTAACTGCAATTTCCTCTACCATGAAGTTGATAAGGTCACGGAGCGG GAGAAAGTCGTAGTTATGTCAACGTTGCCTGCCACTCGTGACCTTTGCGCTGAGTTAGGTGGGAACTCCTTGCCGCCAGAGCAGAGTAGAAAAGTTGGACAGCTGAAGGATCTTTTGGAGCGAACGTTAATGCTGGACGCAGGAAAGAGGATTACGGTGAACCACGCCCTGGCTCATCCCTTTATACAAGAAAAGATCTAG
- the Prp4k gene encoding pre-mRNA processing factor 4 kinase isoform X1 encodes MGTSDLECLDSKRDIVGIDSESDMLADQRKKKKRKHKHHKHKKDKLIEREDGKIERQERYDERKRHKKHKRPKKEKEVENGTVDDKTSRTIQKDVGVNGKVKNSLLEVVSTEESEDEKLIDLDSDEVDCTIIEDDIDLEELMKQKERLQACLVQYLSDESDKEDKEPNQDEVKATETPDVILVEDDSENDNIPLKKRARSKSGSRERKKPAKPERRVVVDMTRDRRSRDEHKDKRRDSDRRRDDKVRPKEEARRDDGRRDDRQPRKVNERHREDSRKEDSKRRSEDDKRKDSIKRDESRKREQDRREEERRREPDHHNSRPRNDYKPLDRSDKVAASRRDSRDRVESRERQSSRDRQASRDRPNSRDRRSRDRPSSKDRPSRDKRDSRERHPSRDRHRERSSRDRNDIRDRRDSRNRDRIRERSRSTRRSRSPIRSRLDRERNDRYISSRSLSRSRRDRDKHMRDHDRDREKNGKRERNDKYKDSLSEGLKVEHSETSSEEDIKDIDIEEEEDEEAIIDRRRKQREELLKRLGGPNEDSNMSADINTVPATPPSESQSNVSQKSIELPSNNNESTSESHTPPLPEKPKSPQLVKKRKSRFEDAPPEETDKAEDVKPMEKIKQEEKQNAKKSNEWDMFAEADNIGDFNSPTVEGKRQGGPDNPSLTDNWDDAEGYYRVRVGETLDNRYVVYGYTGQGVFSNVVRARDSARGNLDVAVKIIRNNEIMHRTGLKELEILRKLNDADPEDRFHCLRLFRHFFHKNHLCMVFEPLAMNLREVLKKYGKDVGLHVKAVRSYTQQLFLALKLLKRANILHADIKPDNILVSESKLVLKLCDFGSASHAHENEITPYLVSRFYRAPEIILGIPYDFGIDMWSVGCTIYELYTGKIMFSGKTNNQMLKFFMDLKGKMPNKLIRKGTFKDQHFDSNCNFLYHEVDKVTEREKVVVMSTLPATRDLCAELGGNSLPPEQSRKVGQLKDLLERTLMLDAGKRITVNHALAHPFIQEKI; translated from the exons ATGGG TACATCAGATTTAGAATGCTTAGACTCTAAGAGGGACATTGTCGGTATAGATTCCGAGTCCGACATGTTGGCTgaccaaagaaagaagaagaaaagaaagcatAAGCACCACAAGCATAAGAAAGATAAATTAATCGAAAGGGAAGATGGAAAGATTGAACGACAAGAGAGGTACGACGAGAG AAAGAGGCACAAGAAGCATAAGCGAcctaagaaagaaaaggaagttGAGAATGGAACAGTGGATGATAAGACGTCACGCACGATTCAGAAAGACGTTGGTGTAAAtggcaaagtaaaaaattctttattagaAGTAGTTTCCACCGAAGAGAGCGAGGATGAGAAATTAATAGATTTAGATTCGGACGAGGTAGACTGTACAATCATTGAGGATGATATTGATCTAGAAGAGTTAATGAAACAAAAG GAGCGTCTGCAAGCATGTTTAGTACAATACCTCTCAGATGAATCTGACAAGGAGGATAAAGAGCCCAATCAAGATGAAGTGAAAGCTACGGAAACACCTGATGTTATACTGGTAGAAGATGATAGTGAAAATGACAATATACCCCTTAAGAAACGAGCTAGGAGTAAATCTGGTAGCAGAGAGCGCAAAAAACCAGCAAAACCTGAGAGGCGTGTTGTAGTGGATATGACTAGGGATCGAAGGAGTCGAGATGAGCATAAAGACAAGCGGAGAGATTCAGACAGGAGAAGGGACGACAAAGTACGCCCTAAAGAAGAAGCCAGGAGGGATGATGGTAGAAGGGACGACAGGCAGCCACGAAAGGTGAACGAGAGGCACAGAGAGGATTCCCGAAAGGAGGACAGTAAAAGAAGATCGGAAGACGATAAGCGTAAAGATTCTATAAAAAGAGACGAATCACGCAAAAGAGAACAAGATAGACG AGAAGAGGAACGACGGCGGGAACCAGATCACCATAATTCCAGACCCCGCAATGACTATAAACCGTTAGATAGATCCGACAAGGTTGCTGCATCGAGGCGCGATAGTCGCGACAGAGTGGAAAGCCGAGAACGACAGAGTAGTCGTGATCGACAGGCCAGTCGAGATCGTCCGAATAGTCGTGATCGTCGCAGTCGGGACAGGCCTTCCAGCAAAGACCGACCTAGTCGTGATAAGAGAGACAGCAGAGAGCGTCATCCTAGCAGAGATCGACATAGAGAGAGAAGTAGTCGCGATCGGAACGATATACGAGATCGCCGGGACAGCCGAAATCGTGATAGGATTAGGGAGCGCTCGCGAAGTACAAGAAGATCTCGTAGCCCTATTAGAAGTAGACTCGACAGAGAGAGAAACGATAGATATATATCCTCGAGATCGTTGTCTAGAAGTCGAAGGGACAGAGACAAGCATATGAGAGACCATGACCGAGACAGGGAGAAGAATGGTAAGAGAGAGCGTAATGATAAGTACAAAGACTCCCTGTCAGAAGGACTGAAGGTGGAACATTCGGAGACTTCGAGCGAAGAAGATATCAAAGATATTGACATTgaggaggaagaagacgagGAGGCGATTATAGACCGTAGAAGAAAACAAAGGGAAGAACTACTCAAG AGGTTAGGCGGGCCAAACGAAGACTCGAATATGTCTGCTGACATAAACACGGTTCCTGCTACTCCGCCTTCAGAGAGTCAATCAAACGTGTCGCAGAAGTCGATAGAACTCCCTTCTAATAACAATGAGTCCACGTCAGAGAGTCACACCCCACCTTTGCCTGAGAAACCAAAGTCACCTCAACTAGTTAAGAAGAGAAAGTCTAGATTTGAAGATGCGCCGCCAGAAGAGACAGATAAAGCCGAAGATGTAAAACCAATGGAGAAAATTAAGCAGGAGGAGAAGCAAAACGCGAAGAAGTCAAACGAGTGGGATATGTTTGCTGAAGCTGATAATATTGGCGATTTTAAT AGTCCCACTGTCGAAGGAAAACGACAAGGGGGGCCGGATAATCCAAGTTTAACGGACAATTGGGACGATGCAGAAGGATATTATCG GGTGCGAGTAGGCGAGACGTTAGATAACCGATACGTTGTTTACGGATACACGGGTCAAGGTGTGTTTAGTAACGTTGTAAGGGCTAGAGACAGCGCTAGAGGCAATCTTGATGTTGCTGTAAAAATAATCAGGAATAATgaaataat GCATAGGACAGGTCTTAAGGAATTAGAAATTCTTAGGAAGCTTAACGATGCAGATCCAGAAGACAGATTTCATTGTTTACGACTTTTTAGGCACTTTTTTCACAAGAATCATTTGTGTATGGTTTTCGAACCTTTAGCTATGAATTTAAGAGAG GTTCTGAAAAAGTATGGCAAAGACGTTGGTTTACATGTTAAAGCGGTAAGATCGTATACGCAGCAACTTTTCCTTGCTCTCAAGTTATTAAAACGTGCAAATATTCTGCATGCTGACATCAAACCGGATAACATTCTAGTCAGTGAGAGCAAGCTAGTACTGAAACTCTGCGATTTCGGCTCCGCGTCCCATGCTCACGAGAATGAGATAACACCGTACTTGGTATCAAGATTTTATCGAGCGCCTGAAATTA TTCTTGGTATACCGTATGATTTCGGCATTGACATGTGGTCCGTGGGATGCACCATATACGAATTGTACACGGGGAAAATAATGTTCTCGGGCAAAACGAACAACCAAATGTTGAAATTCTTCATGGACCTAAAAGGCAAAATGCCTAATAAACTGATTAGGAAGGGCACATTCAAGGACCAACATTTTGACTCTAACTGCAATTTCCTCTACCATGAAGTTGATAAGGTCACGGAGCGG GAGAAAGTCGTAGTTATGTCAACGTTGCCTGCCACTCGTGACCTTTGCGCTGAGTTAGGTGGGAACTCCTTGCCGCCAGAGCAGAGTAGAAAAGTTGGACAGCTGAAGGATCTTTTGGAGCGAACGTTAATGCTGGACGCAGGAAAGAGGATTACGGTGAACCACGCCCTGGCTCATCCCTTTATACAAGAAAAGATCTAG
- the LOC143378297 gene encoding inositol monophosphatase 1 — translation MANTDEYYFTVLRLVKEAGSIVREKIYQPKDAMTKSCDVDLVTEWDQKVEKLLVDNISSKFPDHKFIGEEESSLGKKVELTDAPTWIIDPIDGTMNFVHGLPHTCISIALLIGKTTEIGIVYNPILEQLFTARKGQGAFMNGAPIQVSGEKELRKALVMMEMGTSRDTEKMKIVLENANILTPQVHGIRALGSAALNMCMVALGGADVSFEFGIHAWDVAAGDIIVREAGGVCIDPDGGSFDVMSRRVLCASTMELAQELVQILIQYYPERD, via the exons ATGGCCAACACCGACGAGTATTACTTCACGGTGCTCCGTTTGGTGAAGGAGGCTGGCTCG ATCGTCAGGGAGAAAATTTATCAGCCTAAAGATGCCATGACAAAATCGTGCGATGTCGATCTTGTCACTGAATGGGATCAGAAAGTCGAGAAACTGTTAGTCGACAACATATCTTCCAAATTTCCAGACCATAA GTTCATCGGCGAGGAAGAAAGTTCACTTGGGAAAAAAGTCGAGTTGACAGACGCGCCAACATGGATCATCGACCCGATCGATGGCACGATGAATTTCGTTCACGGTTTACCTCACACTTGTATATCGATCGCGTTACTCATCGGCAAAACCACTGAAATTGGAATCGTTTACAACCCGATTTTGGAGCAGTTGTTCACCGCCCGTAAAGGCCAGGGTGCATTTATGAATGGAGCACCCATTCAAGTTTCTGGGGAGAAGG AGTTACGGAAAGCCCTCGTTATGATGGAAATGGGGACGAGCAGAGACACggagaaaatgaaaattgtattgGAGAATGCAAACATCCTCACACCACAAGTTCATGG GATACGGGCTTTAGGATCCGCAGCTTTAAACATGTGCATGGTCGCTCTTGGCGGTGCAGACGTTTCTTTTGAGTTTGGAATTCACGCGTGGGACGTTGCAGCTGGGGATATTATCGTAAGGGAAGCTGGCGGTGTGTGCATAGATCCAGATG GCGGCTCGTTTGACGTGATGAGCAGAAGGGTTCTGTGCGCGTCCACAATGGAATTGGCCCAAGAATTAGTCCAGATATTAATCCAGTATTATCCTGAACGCGACTGA